One Faecalicatena sp. Marseille-Q4148 DNA window includes the following coding sequences:
- a CDS encoding aminopeptidase — translation MNKENIWNSYSAEELEKLNKVNELYKECLDAGKTERECVRISIEMAEKAGYKNLNDVIKAGETLKAGDKVYAAYNEKELLMFEIGTEPMEKGMNILGAHVDSPRIDIKQQPVFEEEGFAYLDTHYYGGIKKYQWLTLPLALHGVMIKKDGTKVDVVIGEKEDDPVFVITDILVHLAGEQMGKKASEVINGEKLDLMIGNIPLEGEEKDAIKANVLKILAERYNVEEDDFVSAELEIVPAGKARDCGLDRSMVIGYGHDDRICAFTSLFALLKGGNGNVKRTSCCILVDKEEIGSVGASGMTSRFFENTVAELMAVLGEEGDLKLRRALANSKMLSSDVSACLDPMFASCFEKKNAAYFSRGLVFNKYTGSRGKGGTSDANAEYVAEIRRIMEDNNVSYQTAELGAVDVGGGGTIAYIMAVYGMDVIDSGIAVLCMHAPHEVASKADIYEAVKGYRAFLDDAFEN, via the coding sequence ATGAACAAAGAGAACATCTGGAACTCATACAGTGCGGAAGAACTGGAAAAATTAAACAAAGTGAATGAACTTTACAAAGAATGTCTGGATGCCGGAAAGACAGAAAGAGAATGTGTTCGTATTTCTATCGAGATGGCAGAGAAAGCCGGATATAAGAATTTGAATGACGTAATCAAAGCCGGAGAGACATTAAAAGCCGGAGATAAAGTATATGCAGCTTATAACGAGAAAGAACTTCTGATGTTTGAGATCGGAACAGAGCCGATGGAAAAAGGTATGAACATTTTAGGAGCTCACGTTGACTCTCCTCGTATTGATATCAAACAGCAGCCGGTATTCGAAGAAGAAGGTTTTGCTTATCTTGATACACATTACTATGGCGGAATTAAGAAATATCAGTGGCTGACACTTCCGCTGGCATTACACGGAGTTATGATCAAGAAAGACGGAACAAAAGTTGACGTTGTGATCGGCGAGAAGGAAGATGATCCGGTATTTGTTATTACAGATATCCTTGTACATCTTGCAGGAGAGCAGATGGGCAAGAAAGCGAGCGAAGTGATCAATGGCGAGAAGCTTGACCTGATGATCGGTAATATTCCGTTAGAAGGCGAAGAAAAAGATGCGATCAAAGCAAATGTATTGAAGATTCTTGCAGAACGCTACAATGTAGAAGAAGATGATTTCGTATCTGCTGAGTTAGAAATTGTTCCTGCCGGAAAAGCAAGAGACTGCGGTCTTGACAGAAGTATGGTAATCGGATACGGACATGATGACAGAATCTGTGCATTCACATCTTTATTTGCGCTGTTAAAAGGCGGAAACGGCAATGTGAAGAGAACATCCTGCTGTATCCTTGTTGACAAAGAAGAAATCGGAAGTGTTGGAGCAAGCGGTATGACATCCCGTTTCTTTGAGAACACAGTTGCAGAATTAATGGCAGTTCTCGGAGAAGAAGGAGATCTGAAGCTTCGCCGTGCATTAGCTAATTCTAAGATGCTTTCTTCTGACGTAAGTGCATGTCTTGATCCGATGTTTGCATCTTGTTTTGAGAAGAAGAACGCAGCTTACTTCTCAAGAGGACTTGTATTTAACAAATACACAGGAAGCCGCGGAAAAGGCGGAACAAGTGATGCAAATGCAGAATATGTTGCAGAGATCAGAAGAATTATGGAAGACAACAATGTTTCTTACCAGACAGCAGAACTTGGTGCAGTTGACGTAGGAGGCGGTGGAACAATCGCTTACATTATGGCTGTTTACGGAATGGATGTTATTGACAGTGGTATCGCAGTATTATGTATGCATGCACCGCATGAAGTTGCAAGCAAAGCAGATATTTACGAGGCAGTGAAGGGATACAGAGCATTCCTTGACGATGCGTTTGAAAACTAA